Proteins encoded within one genomic window of Thiothrix litoralis:
- a CDS encoding BrnA antitoxin family protein, translating to MKTEADKEWEHLVNMPDEDIDFSDIPKTTAEMWKNAEVGKFYRPVKKQVTVRIDADILAWLQADGAGYQTRLNQLLREAMLQSLKKAA from the coding sequence ATGAAAACCGAGGCAGATAAGGAATGGGAACATCTGGTGAATATGCCAGATGAGGACATCGACTTTAGCGACATCCCCAAAACAACAGCGGAGATGTGGAAAAATGCCGAAGTTGGCAAGTTTTATCGCCCTGTGAAGAAGCAGGTTACGGTTAGGATTGATGCTGATATTTTGGCGTGGTTGCAAGCTGATGGGGCTGGGTATCAGACGCGGCTGAACCAATTGTTGCGAGAGGCAATGCTGCAATCTCTAAAAAAGGCAGCCTAA
- a CDS encoding endonuclease domain-containing protein: MTTTNREKSRLLRQQQTPAEQCLWQQLRNRQLDGYKFHRQYAIGHYIVDFVCRTEKLIVELDGIHHVEADQAEYDQIRTQFLTAQNFRVLRFWNTEIEESMPSVLDKIHLVLKTLTPQPPLPEVEGEQESTSSLSPSTSGRGVGVRVFS; this comes from the coding sequence ATGACGACAACAAACCGTGAGAAATCCCGTCTGCTTCGGCAACAGCAAACACCGGCAGAGCAATGTTTATGGCAGCAATTGCGGAATCGCCAATTGGATGGTTACAAGTTTCATCGCCAGTATGCTATCGGTCACTACATTGTGGATTTTGTCTGCCGGACGGAAAAGCTCATTGTGGAATTGGATGGTATCCACCATGTAGAAGCTGATCAGGCAGAATATGACCAAATCCGTACCCAATTTCTTACTGCGCAGAACTTCCGAGTTCTGCGTTTCTGGAATACTGAAATCGAAGAATCCATGCCAAGCGTTTTAGATAAAATCCACCTAGTGTTGAAGACCCTCACCCCCCAGCCCCCTCTCCCGGAGGTAGAGGGGGAGCAAGAATCCACATCTTCTCTTAGCCCCTCTACCTCTGGGAGAGGGGTTGGGGTGAGGGTCTTCTCATGA
- a CDS encoding formylglycine-generating enzyme family protein, translated as MTYRNHLSPPTFPYAWASDWGEDRYGLWQAFTYQDVRHAFRWIPPGTFQMGSPDGSGEEGAEEGRWEDETLHHVTLSKGFWLAETTVTQVLWQTIMGANPSSFKGDNRPVEQVSWDDTQTFLDKLNQIHPDLSVRLPWEAEWEYACRAGTQTPFNFGEELTLDKVNYSGKWSESGYDDKAKKSTVDVKTYPCNAWGLYQMHGNVWEWCQDVWQEKLTASPVIDPEGIAGGDKAGVERVVRGGSWDSIGGGVRSAIRLRDDPAYRDNGIGFRLALGLELQPAQQGGGAAGRGAPQGKK; from the coding sequence ATGACCTACCGCAACCACCTCTCCCCACCCACCTTCCCCTACGCTTGGGCATCCGACTGGGGCGAAGACCGCTATGGCCTATGGCAAGCCTTCACCTACCAAGACGTGCGCCACGCCTTCCGCTGGATTCCACCCGGCACTTTCCAGATGGGTTCACCCGACGGGAGTGGAGAAGAAGGCGCTGAAGAAGGTCGTTGGGAAGATGAAACTTTGCACCATGTCACCCTCAGCAAAGGCTTCTGGCTCGCCGAAACCACTGTCACCCAAGTCTTGTGGCAAACCATCATGGGTGCAAACCCCAGCAGCTTCAAAGGCGATAACCGTCCTGTCGAACAAGTAAGCTGGGACGATACCCAAACCTTCCTCGACAAACTCAACCAAATCCACCCCGATTTAAGCGTGCGCCTGCCATGGGAAGCTGAATGGGAATACGCCTGCCGCGCCGGAACTCAAACCCCGTTCAACTTCGGCGAAGAATTGACGCTGGACAAAGTAAATTATTCGGGCAAATGGAGCGAGTCTGGCTATGATGATAAAGCTAAAAAATCAACGGTTGACGTAAAAACCTACCCCTGCAACGCTTGGGGCTTATACCAAATGCACGGTAACGTGTGGGAATGGTGTCAGGATGTGTGGCAAGAAAAATTAACGGCTTCGCCGGTTATAGACCCGGAGGGTATCGCCGGAGGCGATAAAGCAGGCGTTGAGCGCGTCGTTCGCGGCGGTTCGTGGGACAGCATCGGCGGGGGCGTGCGTTCTGCCATCCGTCTCAGGGACGATCCCGCTTACCGTGACAACGGCATTGGCTTCCGGCTTGCCCTAGGTCTTGAGCTACAGCCAGCCCAGCAGGGCGGCGGAGCCGCAGGGCGCGGTGCGCCCCAAGGGAAAAAGTGA
- a CDS encoding glutamine--tRNA ligase/YqeY domain fusion protein, with translation MSEETSKPLNFIERIVKEDLASGKTPAIRTRFPPEPNGYLHIGHAKSIWLNFGLAQKFGGKCNLRMDDTNPEKEDEEYVESIKADVQWLGYQWDGEVHYASDYFEQLYDWAVHLIEAGKAFVCDLNAEEMRTYRGNLTEAGKDSPFRTRSIEENLDLFARMRAGEFADGSRTLRVKIDMASPNINLRDPVIYRIKRATHHQTGDKWCIYPSYDYAHGQGDALEGITHSVCTLEFEVHRPLYDWFINNLPVPAQPHQYEFSRLNVNYTITSKRKLKQLVDEKHVDGWNDPRMPTVSGMRRRGYTPKAINDFCEMAGVTKVEGVVDVGMLEFAIREDLNEISPRAMCVLRPLKVTLTNYPEDQVETMTAPVHPQHEEMGTREMPFCREVFIDQDDFLEEANKQFKRLVLGKRVRLRNSYVIEADEAIKDADGNIIEIRARVIEGTVGNNPEDGVKPKGVIHWVSARDNVDCEVRLYDRLFNDPAPDAGGKNFLDSINPGSLEILSGCKGEIGLAQATLEDRYQFEREGYFVLDSKYSTAEKPVFNRVIGLKDTWEKK, from the coding sequence ATGAGCGAAGAAACCAGCAAACCCCTTAATTTTATCGAGCGTATCGTCAAGGAAGACCTCGCTAGCGGCAAAACCCCCGCCATTCGGACGCGGTTCCCCCCCGAGCCGAATGGCTATTTGCACATTGGCCATGCCAAATCCATCTGGCTGAACTTCGGTCTGGCACAGAAATTCGGCGGCAAGTGCAACCTGCGGATGGATGACACCAACCCCGAAAAGGAAGACGAGGAATACGTCGAGTCCATCAAGGCTGACGTGCAATGGCTGGGCTACCAATGGGATGGCGAGGTGCATTACGCCTCCGATTATTTCGAGCAGTTGTATGACTGGGCGGTGCACCTGATCGAAGCGGGCAAGGCGTTTGTGTGCGACCTAAACGCCGAAGAGATGCGCACATACCGGGGCAACCTGACCGAAGCGGGCAAAGATAGCCCGTTCCGCACCCGTTCCATTGAGGAAAACCTTGATCTGTTTGCGCGGATGCGTGCCGGGGAATTTGCCGATGGCAGCCGTACCTTGCGTGTCAAAATCGACATGGCATCGCCCAATATCAACCTGCGTGACCCGGTGATTTACCGCATCAAACGCGCTACCCATCACCAGACCGGCGACAAATGGTGCATTTACCCGTCCTACGACTACGCACACGGGCAAGGCGACGCGCTGGAAGGTATTACACACTCGGTGTGTACGCTGGAATTTGAAGTACATCGCCCACTGTACGACTGGTTTATCAATAACCTGCCTGTCCCCGCGCAACCGCACCAGTACGAATTTTCACGCCTCAACGTCAATTACACCATCACCAGCAAGCGCAAGCTCAAGCAACTGGTGGATGAAAAGCACGTTGACGGCTGGAATGACCCACGTATGCCCACCGTGTCGGGGATGCGCCGCCGGGGTTACACCCCCAAAGCCATCAACGACTTCTGCGAAATGGCAGGCGTGACCAAGGTCGAAGGCGTGGTCGATGTGGGAATGCTGGAATTCGCCATCCGCGAAGACCTGAACGAGATTTCGCCGCGTGCCATGTGTGTGTTGCGCCCGCTCAAAGTCACCCTGACCAATTACCCGGAAGACCAAGTGGAAACCATGACTGCGCCGGTACACCCGCAGCATGAGGAAATGGGCACGCGTGAAATGCCGTTCTGCCGCGAGGTTTTCATTGATCAGGACGACTTCCTCGAAGAAGCCAACAAGCAATTCAAGCGACTGGTCTTGGGCAAACGGGTACGCCTGCGTAACAGCTACGTGATCGAAGCCGACGAAGCCATCAAGGACGCTGACGGCAATATCATCGAAATTCGCGCCCGCGTGATCGAAGGCACGGTCGGTAACAACCCGGAAGATGGCGTGAAACCGAAAGGCGTGATCCATTGGGTATCAGCGCGTGACAATGTGGACTGCGAAGTACGCTTGTATGACCGCCTGTTCAACGACCCAGCACCGGATGCGGGCGGCAAGAACTTCCTCGATTCCATCAACCCCGGCAGTCTGGAAATCCTCAGCGGCTGCAAGGGCGAGATTGGGTTAGCGCAAGCGACGTTGGAAGACCGTTATCAGTTTGAACGCGAAGGGTATTTTGTGTTGGATTCCAAGTACTCCACCGCCGAGAAGCCGGTGTTTAACCGGGTGATTGGGTTGAAGGATACTTGGGAGAAGAAGTAG
- a CDS encoding SLAC1 anion channel family protein produces the protein MENTLAQPQSRLAFFPVSFFSVIMGLSGLTIAWEKAQHVFNVDLGINVWLVTFTASVFGLLLLLYLGKVVRHPQSVTQELSHPVKLSFFPTISISLLLLATALQGLNVSFVLPVWAAGALLHLVFTLYVVNKWMHHAHFQIQHINPAWFIPAVGNVVVPITGVTLGYVDVSWFFFSVGMFFWLILMTLVFNRMIFHQAIDAFLLPSLFILIAPPAVGFIAYMRLENELDAFARVLYFFGLFLTMLLFSQFGRFAKLKFGLPWWAYSFPLSAITIASFVMYEKSHVVAYQWIASGLLVLLTVLVTLLVVLTLRAVFRNDVCKLGH, from the coding sequence ATGGAAAACACACTGGCACAACCGCAAAGCCGTCTGGCTTTTTTCCCCGTCTCGTTCTTTTCAGTCATCATGGGCTTGTCTGGTTTAACCATTGCGTGGGAAAAAGCCCAGCATGTGTTCAACGTGGATTTAGGCATTAATGTGTGGCTGGTGACATTCACTGCCAGCGTCTTTGGTCTGTTGTTGTTGCTTTACCTTGGCAAGGTTGTGCGTCACCCGCAAAGCGTTACTCAGGAATTGTCACACCCGGTCAAACTCAGCTTTTTCCCGACGATTTCAATCAGTTTGCTGCTGCTTGCGACCGCCTTGCAGGGGTTGAACGTCAGTTTTGTCTTGCCGGTGTGGGCAGCCGGGGCGCTGTTGCATCTGGTTTTTACGCTGTATGTGGTGAATAAATGGATGCACCATGCCCATTTCCAGATTCAACACATTAACCCGGCGTGGTTCATCCCGGCGGTTGGTAATGTGGTCGTGCCGATCACTGGCGTGACCTTGGGTTATGTCGATGTATCGTGGTTTTTCTTCAGCGTCGGCATGTTCTTTTGGCTGATTCTGATGACGCTGGTGTTTAACCGCATGATCTTCCATCAGGCGATTGATGCGTTTTTGCTGCCGAGCCTGTTTATTTTGATTGCGCCCCCTGCCGTCGGCTTTATTGCTTATATGCGGCTGGAAAATGAGCTGGATGCGTTTGCGCGGGTGCTGTATTTCTTTGGGCTGTTCCTGACGATGCTGTTGTTCAGCCAGTTCGGGCGCTTTGCCAAATTGAAGTTTGGCCTGCCGTGGTGGGCGTATTCGTTCCCTTTGTCAGCCATCACCATTGCCAGTTTTGTGATGTATGAAAAGTCGCACGTAGTCGCGTACCAGTGGATAGCCAGTGGTTTATTGGTGTTGCTGACGGTATTGGTGACGTTGTTGGTGGTATTAACGCTCAGGGCAGTTTTCCGCAACGATGTTTGCAAGCTGGGGCATTAA
- a CDS encoding DUF6858 family protein, which produces MKQTMLMEKYPIYTLEIGKDEIAHKTMDAILDYFLAKIDAHPIAQRIALFDHYAHTKALGDKGEINPEILDARDVVFCFGQKLPTPQMLAIRPRSIGVAEMADKFVISFLETPMPHANEAMEAWVKGLAAV; this is translated from the coding sequence ATGAAACAGACCATGCTAATGGAAAAATACCCGATCTACACGTTGGAAATCGGTAAAGACGAAATTGCCCACAAGACGATGGATGCCATTCTGGACTACTTCCTCGCCAAGATTGATGCGCACCCGATTGCTCAACGTATCGCCCTGTTTGACCATTACGCCCACACCAAAGCACTGGGTGACAAGGGTGAAATCAACCCTGAGATTCTGGATGCCCGTGATGTGGTCTTCTGCTTCGGTCAGAAACTGCCAACCCCACAAATGCTGGCTATCCGCCCGCGTTCCATCGGTGTGGCAGAAATGGCTGACAAATTCGTGATCAGCTTTTTGGAAACACCCATGCCGCACGCTAACGAAGCGATGGAAGCCTGGGTCAAAGGGCTGGCTGCTGTCTAA
- a CDS encoding peroxiredoxin, translating into METTNTTPSMPRINEPAPAFEARTTHGVKNLNDYKGKWLVLFSHPADFTPVCTTEFTAFAKRHADFQKLNCELLGLSIDSYYSHVAWVRNIKEKFGVEIKFPIIEDLSMNVARAYGMIHPGAGDTSAVRATFIIDPNGIMRAMVYYPMTNGRSIDEFLRLVAALQTSDEHKIATPEGWQPGDKVIVPPPQDVDAAEARMNEGYECTDWYFCKKSL; encoded by the coding sequence ATGGAAACGACAAACACAACACCTTCAATGCCACGCATCAACGAACCTGCGCCAGCTTTTGAAGCCCGCACCACGCACGGTGTCAAAAATCTGAATGATTACAAAGGCAAGTGGTTGGTACTGTTCTCGCATCCGGCGGATTTCACCCCGGTATGTACCACTGAATTCACTGCATTCGCCAAGCGCCATGCGGATTTCCAGAAGCTGAACTGCGAACTGTTGGGTCTTTCCATCGACAGCTATTACAGCCACGTCGCATGGGTGCGCAACATCAAGGAAAAATTCGGCGTTGAGATTAAATTCCCGATCATTGAAGACCTGAGCATGAACGTTGCCCGCGCTTACGGCATGATCCACCCCGGTGCTGGGGATACTTCAGCAGTACGTGCGACTTTTATCATTGACCCGAATGGCATCATGCGGGCAATGGTTTACTACCCGATGACCAATGGGCGTTCCATTGATGAGTTTTTGCGGCTGGTCGCTGCCCTGCAAACCTCTGATGAACATAAGATCGCCACACCAGAAGGCTGGCAGCCAGGTGACAAAGTTATCGTTCCGCCACCACAGGATGTGGACGCTGCCGAAGCTCGCATGAACGAAGGCTACGAATGCACTGACTGGTACTTCTGCAAGAAGAGCTTGTAA
- a CDS encoding TsoY family (seleno)protein yields the protein MFKLRSKLGEEYSPLYFLSALGAGGAVITFFMYLMFMTPHEGLPLPTWETLQAILQGNNPVMQTLVVISMLGVILLALLHVRLLVWNIREYQYFKRTEAFRKLMSSNAEVQLMAIPLTLAMTINVGFIVGALFVPGLWSVVEYLFPLAILAFGIVGWYAARIFIDFMSRVLVTGHFDCSSNNNLSQMLAIFAFGMVGVGFSASAAMSTVPLTSGIGFMLSLLFISTAGLLAATKLILGFRAMLEYGIDRESSVTLWVIIPIISVSGIALYRLSMAMHHNFGLHIEPIQSLGLLSVLISVQILFALLGYVVMNKMGYFSAYVFGKEKSVGSFALICPGVAGYVLGFFFIHIGLVGTGLLAKNSLAYFFLLVPLVVLQIQTLMTMFNLNSKLLTREKTVQAYPDVSSRPENG from the coding sequence ATGTTCAAATTACGCAGTAAATTAGGGGAAGAGTATTCCCCTCTCTATTTTCTATCCGCATTAGGGGCAGGTGGTGCGGTCATTACCTTCTTCATGTACCTGATGTTCATGACCCCGCACGAGGGTTTGCCGCTACCGACATGGGAAACCCTGCAAGCCATCCTTCAGGGCAACAACCCTGTGATGCAGACATTGGTAGTCATATCCATGTTGGGTGTCATCCTGCTTGCGCTGCTGCATGTGCGCCTGCTGGTGTGGAACATCCGTGAATACCAGTATTTCAAGCGCACAGAAGCCTTTCGCAAATTGATGAGCAGTAATGCGGAAGTGCAATTGATGGCGATTCCCTTGACGCTGGCCATGACCATCAACGTCGGCTTCATCGTCGGGGCACTGTTTGTACCGGGGCTGTGGTCTGTCGTGGAATACCTGTTCCCGCTCGCCATCCTCGCGTTTGGTATCGTGGGCTGGTACGCCGCCCGCATTTTTATCGACTTCATGAGCCGGGTGTTGGTGACAGGCCATTTTGATTGTTCCAGCAACAATAACCTGAGCCAGATGCTGGCGATCTTTGCCTTTGGTATGGTGGGCGTTGGCTTTTCGGCATCCGCCGCGATGAGTACCGTTCCGCTCACTTCCGGGATTGGCTTCATGCTGTCACTGCTGTTCATCAGTACGGCGGGGCTGTTGGCAGCCACCAAACTGATCCTGGGTTTCCGAGCGATGTTGGAATACGGGATTGATCGTGAATCTTCGGTGACGCTGTGGGTCATTATCCCCATCATCAGTGTCAGCGGAATCGCGCTTTACCGTCTGTCGATGGCCATGCACCACAATTTTGGCCTGCATATTGAACCCATCCAGAGTCTTGGCTTGCTCAGTGTCCTGATCAGCGTACAAATACTGTTTGCACTGCTGGGCTACGTGGTGATGAATAAAATGGGCTATTTCAGCGCTTATGTGTTCGGCAAGGAGAAAAGTGTTGGTTCTTTTGCCCTGATTTGCCCCGGAGTAGCGGGTTATGTGCTGGGCTTCTTCTTCATTCACATTGGCTTGGTGGGCACTGGCTTACTGGCAAAGAACTCGCTGGCCTACTTCTTTCTGCTGGTTCCGCTGGTCGTGTTACAGATCCAGACCTTGATGACAATGTTCAACCTCAACAGCAAGTTGTTGACACGGGAAAAGACGGTTCAAGCCTACCCTGACGTTTCCAGTCGGCCAGAAAACGGCTGA
- a CDS encoding NifB/NifX family molybdenum-iron cluster-binding protein codes for MNIGPLKIGVSSQNFRTVTGHAGKGRRFMVYETTNAEEILEIGRLDLPKEMSLHEWNGQGEHPLFDLDILITGSCGDGFIRKMGSRGVQVRATSETDPITAVKALLAGTLPEAAPHDHAHQHGDDDHHHSQPH; via the coding sequence ATGAATATTGGTCCACTAAAAATTGGTGTCAGCAGCCAGAACTTCCGTACAGTTACCGGTCATGCAGGCAAAGGTCGGCGTTTTATGGTGTATGAAACCACTAATGCTGAAGAAATACTGGAAATCGGGCGGCTGGATTTACCCAAGGAAATGTCATTGCACGAATGGAACGGTCAGGGCGAACACCCACTGTTTGATCTCGACATCCTGATCACGGGCAGTTGTGGCGACGGTTTTATCCGCAAGATGGGCAGCCGTGGCGTGCAGGTCAGAGCCACTTCCGAAACTGATCCGATCACAGCAGTCAAAGCCTTACTGGCTGGCACTCTGCCGGAAGCGGCACCACATGATCATGCACACCAGCATGGTGATGACGATCATCACCATAGCCAGCCTCATTAA
- a CDS encoding molybdopterin-containing oxidoreductase family protein, with the protein MHNPDKPGSVSRRGFLKSMAGATALSAAALTTDAQARINAPHDLETLKDYEEHWGFCDMCYWRCGLKVRSRDGKAFKIDGNPEHPLNRGVVCGKGNAGIQVAFAPNRLKQPQERVGARGDNNWRPIPWDEALDKVAHELNKVKEKYGPQALVMIGHGTWEKPYHRLSHAFGTPNTTSPVFGLCCGPRGVSNTVITGRNLTGNETIDLENCKYFLMMGRNVTESLHNGETLGWIDGVANGAKVVYADPRYTVTASKADEWLAIRPLTDHAFLLALIHTVIKGELYDKQFVAEYVDGLDELTARVEKYTPEWQEEITTIPAETVRRIALEMAQKAPAVFVYSPRRLTRSANDLGTGMSITILNTLFGVWDRKGGIFTPQTIKVPEIDLPEFPHAHVARSETGGDFDFAQNPFATDEEGKVQRADGAGVQGRWPLANPQYGLTNEMWRAMAEQDPYPLKALLTAGGNGFTNSTDYDTVRKALVNMDFYVAADVMPNEMNSYADILLPEASYLERYDDLQIGGAREGFIALREPAMQPLHGTKGSWDICKELSKRMGLEAYFPHETVADMLDDRLKKAGYSLAELREKGIIKKPADPAINFPRENGGKSVFPTPSGKVELIPSQLKALGMEDAIEWEEQPRPQEGQFHFTFGRVGYHTHARTQDNIWLNYFMPENVLWIHPEAAEKLGIANGDMVDVQDTKGRGGKIKAKVTPRIRPDTVFTVHGFGHWDKRMTTAVGKGLSDSLLASDTREKHIGSISMGTSMVTLSKA; encoded by the coding sequence GTGCACAACCCTGACAAGCCGGGTAGTGTTTCGCGCCGTGGTTTTTTGAAAAGCATGGCGGGCGCTACCGCATTATCTGCCGCTGCCCTCACCACTGATGCGCAAGCACGCATTAACGCACCCCATGACCTCGAAACCCTGAAAGATTACGAGGAACATTGGGGTTTCTGCGACATGTGCTACTGGCGCTGCGGGCTGAAAGTACGTTCCCGCGACGGCAAAGCCTTCAAGATTGACGGTAACCCGGAGCACCCGCTCAATCGTGGCGTCGTGTGTGGTAAGGGTAACGCCGGTATTCAGGTCGCGTTTGCCCCCAACCGTCTCAAACAACCGCAGGAACGTGTCGGTGCTCGCGGTGACAACAACTGGCGACCGATTCCGTGGGACGAAGCACTCGACAAAGTGGCGCACGAGCTCAATAAGGTCAAGGAAAAATACGGCCCGCAGGCGCTGGTGATGATCGGTCACGGTACGTGGGAAAAGCCTTATCACCGCCTTTCCCACGCCTTCGGCACACCCAATACCACCAGCCCGGTTTTCGGCCTGTGCTGTGGGCCGCGTGGTGTTTCCAATACGGTCATTACCGGGCGCAACCTGACCGGCAACGAAACCATTGATCTGGAAAACTGCAAATACTTCCTGATGATGGGGCGCAACGTCACCGAATCGCTGCACAACGGCGAAACCCTCGGCTGGATCGACGGGGTGGCCAATGGCGCGAAAGTGGTTTATGCCGACCCGCGTTACACCGTGACCGCCTCCAAGGCTGACGAATGGCTGGCTATTCGCCCGTTGACCGACCACGCTTTCCTGCTGGCGCTGATTCATACCGTCATTAAAGGTGAACTGTACGACAAGCAGTTTGTTGCTGAATACGTTGACGGGCTGGATGAACTGACCGCTAGGGTCGAGAAATACACCCCGGAATGGCAGGAAGAAATCACCACCATCCCGGCAGAAACCGTGCGCCGTATTGCCCTGGAAATGGCGCAGAAAGCCCCCGCCGTCTTCGTCTACAGCCCGCGCCGTCTTACCCGCAGCGCTAACGATCTCGGCACTGGCATGAGTATCACCATCCTCAACACGCTGTTCGGGGTGTGGGATCGCAAGGGCGGCATTTTCACCCCGCAAACCATCAAAGTGCCGGAAATTGATCTGCCGGAATTCCCGCACGCCCACGTAGCTCGCAGCGAAACCGGCGGCGATTTCGATTTCGCACAAAACCCCTTCGCTACCGATGAAGAAGGCAAGGTGCAACGCGCCGACGGTGCAGGCGTACAAGGCCGTTGGCCACTCGCCAACCCGCAATACGGCCTTACCAACGAAATGTGGCGGGCGATGGCGGAACAAGACCCGTATCCGCTCAAGGCACTGCTGACCGCAGGCGGTAACGGTTTCACCAACAGCACCGACTACGACACCGTGCGCAAAGCGCTGGTGAACATGGATTTTTACGTCGCCGCCGACGTGATGCCCAACGAAATGAACAGCTACGCCGACATCCTGCTGCCGGAAGCCAGCTATCTGGAGCGCTACGATGACCTGCAAATTGGCGGCGCACGCGAAGGTTTCATTGCCCTGCGCGAACCGGCGATGCAGCCGTTGCACGGCACCAAAGGTTCGTGGGACATCTGCAAGGAACTCTCCAAGCGCATGGGTCTGGAAGCCTATTTCCCACACGAAACCGTCGCCGACATGCTGGATGACCGCCTGAAAAAAGCCGGGTATTCGCTGGCTGAACTGAGGGAAAAAGGCATCATCAAAAAACCTGCTGACCCGGCCATCAACTTCCCGCGTGAAAACGGCGGTAAGTCAGTCTTCCCGACTCCAAGCGGCAAGGTCGAGTTGATTCCCAGCCAGTTGAAAGCCTTGGGCATGGAAGACGCGATTGAGTGGGAGGAGCAGCCACGCCCTCAAGAGGGGCAGTTCCATTTCACTTTCGGGCGGGTCGGCTACCACACCCATGCGCGTACTCAGGACAATATCTGGCTAAACTATTTCATGCCGGAAAACGTGTTGTGGATACACCCCGAAGCGGCTGAAAAACTCGGCATTGCCAACGGCGACATGGTGGATGTGCAGGACACCAAAGGGCGCGGCGGCAAGATCAAGGCTAAGGTCACGCCCCGCATCCGCCCGGATACGGTGTTCACGGTGCACGGTTTTGGTCACTGGGACAAGCGCATGACCACGGCGGTCGGTAAAGGCTTGTCAGATTCATTGCTGGCTTCGGACACCCGCGAAAAACACATTGGCAGCATTTCCATGGGCACATCCATGGTCACGCTCAGCAAGGCATAA
- a CDS encoding 4Fe-4S dicluster domain-containing protein, with translation MVAKYVMLADTTRCIDCKACEVACRAEWDTPLGYSRDWVKQVEYLNDKGMPELQVFPGRCQHCDDPPCVEVCPSGASWKREDGIVLVDDSTCSGCELCVPACPYDARWLNPVTNTISKCTFCQPRIDKGLQPACVQTCVGHALIFGDANDPNSEVSKLLQEKEWQRLVTDEVNIGPNHYYYTAGKAIPADVMPKLKERHLAGKAIENIVNPLGTIGIGGMMAVFLGAGIKKLVDRRKDVSAKESSHEQH, from the coding sequence ATGGTTGCGAAATATGTCATGCTGGCGGATACCACCCGCTGTATCGACTGCAAGGCGTGCGAAGTCGCCTGCCGTGCCGAGTGGGATACCCCGCTGGGCTATTCCCGCGATTGGGTCAAACAGGTCGAATACCTGAACGATAAAGGGATGCCAGAATTACAGGTTTTTCCCGGACGTTGCCAGCATTGTGACGACCCGCCTTGCGTCGAGGTTTGCCCCTCCGGCGCGTCGTGGAAACGTGAAGACGGCATTGTGCTGGTGGACGACAGCACTTGTTCCGGGTGCGAGTTGTGCGTTCCGGCTTGCCCGTATGATGCCCGTTGGTTAAACCCTGTGACTAACACCATCAGCAAATGCACTTTCTGTCAGCCGCGTATCGACAAGGGTTTGCAGCCTGCTTGCGTGCAGACCTGTGTGGGTCATGCGCTGATTTTCGGCGATGCCAATGACCCGAACTCCGAGGTTTCCAAACTGTTGCAGGAAAAGGAATGGCAGCGTTTGGTGACGGATGAGGTCAACATCGGCCCCAACCATTATTACTACACCGCTGGCAAGGCGATTCCTGCCGACGTGATGCCGAAACTGAAAGAGCGTCATCTGGCAGGTAAGGCGATTGAAAACATTGTGAATCCGCTCGGTACGATCGGTATCGGCGGGATGATGGCGGTATTCCTCGGCGCAGGTATCAAGAAACTGGTCGACCGCCGCAAAGATGTGAGTGCAAAGGAGAGTAGCCATGAACAGCACTAA